In Amia ocellicauda isolate fAmiCal2 chromosome 3, fAmiCal2.hap1, whole genome shotgun sequence, the DNA window CATTACATTAATTCTTTCCCAATTCAATAATAAAGTTTAAGACATCCTGTGGTTTTCCTAAGAATGGCCAGCACAGTTTCACGAACTGGGACTGTTATTAACACACGCTAATACGCTTTCTGGGAAACTGTATTTGGTATCATGTGAATGTTTTTGCAAGATCATTTTTACGATTCTTATGTATAGGGTGGTGATTCTCCTTACACTTCACCCAGACCTCCAGACAGGTCCTCCTGGGAAAGAAGACTCATTTTACATCCTCTCTGTTCAACTCATCTGTATTATGTCGTCACTTGTGAACTCATCGAACTAGGCTGAacatttattgtgttttgtgttgattgTACTACTGGACTTTTATAATGCTTTCAAATGGTTGTACAAACTGTAGTCGCCCTGGAGGAGGGGGTCtgctaatacatttaaattattaaataaaatgacacaATTAGTTGGCACAATTTGTGCTCTTTGCAGTCCTTGACACCGATGGACGGGGGTTATAAACTAGGAGTACAGATTTTGCTTCATATTCACAGAAAGGCCAATGGCCAGTAGAATATGGTCTTAGCGCACGGATAATGTAAGAAACTGCTGAAGATGTCAAATAACCGAAGAGCGTGAAAGCAACACAAATACTCCCCCGGCATATCAACAAATTAATTGATTGGTTATTGCCAAAGCATGCATGATACAGGACAtacataaaacaagaaaacacatatttatagataattaagtaaatacaaaaaaatgaagcatgattaaaataatcaattttatcAATAAATCATCTCCCCCTGCTCCACTCCCAATATACATCAAATCTGTGCTATTTATATTCGTTATCTTTTACACCCTTTCCTCCAATTATTAATTTGAACTTTCGCAGTCTGTAGTCTCAGAGGGTTTATTGTACAGCAGCCAGTTAGATGCACTTATTGGTCGCAATGGATGGTTGATTGGTCTCTGATCTACTTGAATGTTATCAAGCTATTACACAGTCCCACAGGTTATCTAATAGGTATTCATCTGATATCTGAATTGTCCTATATTGCAATTACATTACTTACtattgacacatttgttctggATCTCAATACAACatcctatttatttttaatagcctATACCTTTTCTGCCAATTCCATGTTCACAAATTAACTTTATATGATCGTAAGACATTAACGAACAGATTAGAATATATATCATACTTAATTAACATACTAAAAACGTGTATGTATTTGAGTAAAATCCTTATTATTTTCAGTATCATGCATTTTTTCTTCTACCGGTAATAAAAATACTCTGTCAATAGATCCGACTGTATTTTagaatcatatatatatttaaacaaataattcacatatgaaaataacattgcttgcattattatgatgatgatgatgatgatgattattattattattatgagcaCTATATTATTATAGTACtgttatagaaaataagcaGCATGTATTAAATTTCCTAGAACCATATCAAGTATGATTAAAACCCTTTAATCTATATTAGACATAGGAATGcatcaaataaacaacaaataccagtactactactactactactactactactactactactactactactactaataataataataatagtaaataacagtaattatattgtatatatatataatatatatatatgtatatatatatatatatatatatatatatatatatatatatatataatactcaAAAAAGTGTATAggaatgtaattgtaattgtctAATACTCTCCTCAGTCGCCCATTGGCTGTGATGAAGTGAGTCACCCGGCTGACTCACAGGGCTCGCTTCTGTGTACCATAAAAGAGGGCTGCACACAGGGTGCTCAAACCATCGGACAAAGGTACAGTCGGTAATATGAAGACAATGGGCTTTAAGTCACTAGTGCTGATGGTCCTTGCTTGTGCAGCCTGGGCCGCTCCGAATGCACCAGTTGCCAACAAAGACCCCAAAGACTTTGCAGAGGTAAGCTTTCTTATTGCTACTGTGAAGCTTTTACAACACCTGCattctgtattgttttgttataaatgtgaacatgcttgtgaaaaggtttattattatctataaacaataatacaaaaatgacataTAACAACTTTTTAATGCTGAAAACTCtgaaaattaataatacagtatatactcAAATTGATTGTTTTGGTCTTTGTTTGTGGATTAGTAACCATCAATGACCATCTCTCATTTTATCGCAGTCTTATCTGAAAAGGTTCTATGACTACAAAACCTCAGAAGGACCCACTTTCAAACGACTGTTGAATCCCATGGTTGAGAAGGTGAAAGAGATGCAGAAGTTCTTTGGTCTGACAGTGACAGGAGGTCTTGACTCCGAAACAGTAGAGGTGATGAAAAAGCCGCGTTGTGGAGTCCCTGATGTGGCCAGATATTCCACATTCCCCGGAGATTTGAAGTGGCCGAGAAACAGTTTGACCTACAGgtaaatatatatcaataaaaaataaataaaacatatttttgtgtatttaagaTTATGTAATTTGGAACAGCATTTATTGAcctagttttatttattaattgtattttccaGGGTCGTGAACTACACCCCCGACATGTCTGTCTCCGAAGTGGACGATGCGATACAGAGAGCTCTCCAGGTGTGGGCCAAAGTCACTCCTCTGCGCTTCACCCGCATTTACAGCGGCACCGCTGACATCATGATCTCCTTTGGGGCTCGAGGTATATGTATTTCTGTTAAGTATAAAAACCTGAATGCTTACAGAAAGCTCTATCATCAACTTTACTGGAAAAGTAAAGCTACAAGAAAGCCTcatcatttatttacagtaaacTCAATGACAGGTCTAGTGTCTCAACAGTCTTCATTTCCTCCTCCTAGAGCATGGTGATTTCTACCCTTTTGATGGGCCAGATGGCACTTTGGCTCATGCTTTCGCACCTGCACCTGGGATCGGTGGCGATGCTCATTTCGATGATGATGAAACCTTCACCAGTGGATCACGTGGTAAGTTTGTTCATACCTTGAATACTGTGGAGCAATACTGCACTGCTCAATACAGATCAGTGCAAAGACACAGAGTCACCGCTGTCATCTGACTGTACACTGATCTCTCCTGCAGGGTACAACCTGTTCCTGGTGGCTGCCCATGAGCTTGGCCATGCTCTGGGACTGTCCCACTCCAAAGACCCTGGGGCTCTGATGTACCCAATCTACAGCTATTCTGATCCCAGGAGTTTTGCCCTCCCTCAGGACGATGTCAGAGGAATACAGTCCCTCTACGGTATAAAGTGTGAACCATCATGTGCCCTCCTGAGAGAGAAGCAAGCATTATGCAGAGAATAGCGAGTGTGCTGCTGTATGGCATGTCAATATGAACGTTTTCTTTGTACTCAGGTCCCAACCCTGAGGATGACCCCAAGGAACCCAAACCAAAGCCTCCCCCGACTACCCCTGACGCTTGTGATGCCAACCTTGTTTTGGATGCAACTACAACCATGCGTGGAGAGACGTTGATTTTCAAAGAcaggtgaaaaacaaaaaatgtacctatgcgtatacactgtgtgtgtctattaTTGTTGAGCTTCACAATCACATTTCCTCGTGTTTCACTTATAGGGAATAGAAGGAATAGAAAATCTAAAGACCAAAATTTCAATACTGGGCATGGTGAGGTGACAGAACCGCACCGAACTTATAGATTAAAGaacaaaatctaaaagttaAAAGGGAGAAATCAGTGGAGATTGGACATCTACTAAAAAACTAATTGTGACAAGTAATTCTCATGTGTGGCAAAAAGAGTGATAAGAATAAAACAGTTCATGTGTAGGAACAGACAGTCAGCTATGCCTCTGTAGGTAAACTGCTGTAAGATCTTGCTGAGCTCCTTTCACTGCTGCTTCTCTGTAGGTTCTTCTGGCGTAGTCATCCTCAGTTCACTAGTGTGCATCAGTACACC includes these proteins:
- the LOC136746802 gene encoding collagenase 3, which codes for MKTMGFKSLVLMVLACAAWAAPNAPVANKDPKDFAESYLKRFYDYKTSEGPTFKRLLNPMVEKVKEMQKFFGLTVTGGLDSETVEVMKKPRCGVPDVARYSTFPGDLKWPRNSLTYRVVNYTPDMSVSEVDDAIQRALQVWAKVTPLRFTRIYSGTADIMISFGAREHGDFYPFDGPDGTLAHAFAPAPGIGGDAHFDDDETFTSGSRGYNLFLVAAHELGHALGLSHSKDPGALMYPIYSYSDPRSFALPQDDVRGIQSLYGPNPEDDPKEPKPKPPPTTPDACDANLVLDATTTMRGETLIFKDRFFWRSHPQFTSVHQYTISSFWPTLPSSIDAAYENPHTDRVFLFKGDKFWTLSGFDILGAPQSISRLGFPTSVRQIDAAVYDKDSSKTLFFVKNKYYSYNEARKQMDRGFPRSLARDFPGIGKKIDAAFQKQGFTYLLSGPRMIEYSIRTKRMFRILKSNYLLDC